In Capricornis sumatraensis isolate serow.1 chromosome 16, serow.2, whole genome shotgun sequence, a genomic segment contains:
- the LOC138092907 gene encoding olfactory receptor 10AG1-like produces the protein MEHQEKAPEGNLTKLMEFVLLDFADVSHLQRFLFGLFLLIYIIILMGNGIIFLITKLDSRLQTPMYFFLGNFSLLEICYVSVTLPRMLTSLWTQRRKISLVACATQMCFILILGATECFLLAVMAYDRYVAICSPLHYPLVMNYKVCIQLVAGSWISGIPVQIGQTGQIFSLPFCGSNLINHFFCDIPPILKLACGDTFLNEMLVFTVAALFVLVPFLLILVSYGKIISTILKLPSATSRGKAFSTCSSHLMVAALFFGSGLVTYLRPKTQGSAGTDKVLSLFYTIVTPVFNPMIYSLRNKDVMMALRKWPCKYLSSLKK, from the coding sequence ATGGAACACCAAGAAAAAGCACCAGAAGGTAATCTCACTAAACTGATGGAATTTgttctcctggactttgctgaCGTTTCTCATCTCCAGAGGTTTTTATTTGGACTGTTCTTACTCATCTATATAATTATCTTGATGGGCAATGGCATCATATTTCTGATAACAAAACTAGACTCTCGTCTCCAGACCCCCATGTATTTTTTCCTTGGCAATTTTTCCCTTTTGGAAATCTGCTATGTGTCTGTTACACTCCCCAGAATGCTTACAAGTCTTTGGACACAAAGAAGAAAGATTTCTCTAGTTGCTTGTGCCACACAAATGTGCTTCATTCTTATACTTGGGGCCACCGAGTGCTTCCTTCTGGCCGTGATGGCCTATgatcgctatgtggccatctgtagCCCTCTGCACTATCCTCTAGTCATGAACTACAAGGTGTGTATCCAGCTAGTGGCTGGCTCCTGGATCAGTGGAATCCCAGTCCAAATAGGCCAGACAGGCCAGATTTTCTCTCTGCCCTTCTGTGGTTCTAACCTCATCAATCACTTCTTCTGTGACATCCCTCCCATACTCAAGCTGGCCTGTGGGGACACTTTTCTGAATGAAATGTTGGTCTTCACAGTTGCTGCGCTGTTTGTTTTGGTTCCATTTCTGTTGATACTTGTCTCTTATGGCAAAATCATCTCCACAATCCTTAAATTGCCATCAGCCACAAGTCGGGGCAAAGCCTTTTCCACCTGCTCCTCTCATCTTATGGTTGCAGCATTGTTCTTTGGATCAGGCCTTGTCACATATTTAAGACCCAAGACCCAAGGCTCAGCAGGAACTGACAAAGTGCTTTCTCTCTTCTACACGATTGTGACGCCTGTGTTCAACCCCATGATATACAGTCTAAGGAACAAGGATGTCATGATGGCACTGAGAAAATGGCCATGCAAATACCTTAGTTCCTTGAAAAAGTGA